In Camelina sativa cultivar DH55 chromosome 13, Cs, whole genome shotgun sequence, the genomic window gaaaatgaaacagagaaattgGAGAAGGTATGATGAATTTAATCTAGACGACTAACATGTATTTATAGGTAAATGTAGTCATGTAGATCGGTTACTCGATTAGGGTAATTTTAGGGTATATtctctttaaattaaaaatattctctttaaatttTATGAGTATATGGCATAATTGATCGGTAATCAAATCTTCGAATTAATTGTTTGTGGGTTTGTTAGTTTAGGATAGTATTTAATGAGATTTTTGATTTGGAAATCAATTAGGTAACTCAAATTTAGGATCAGTTTggtaatctatatatttgtttaagattGATATCTTTGCTCATAATTGACTTTCTAAAACACAAAAATGTGTAGGGGGAATGATCCGAAACTAATGCccttttgaaaacaatttttcgATTTTAGATATAAAACAGACAATATAACCCGATAACCCATTATGTATGCCACGAATATTTATGCCCGGATCCAATTTTGTTGATTTCGagtaattttgttaatttgaacCGACCCGGAAACCATTTTGTACGATGTtctgttatataaaaaaaattacaaaatctaaaTTACTTGTTTTAAAGCATTTAAACCAGTAAAAGTCTTACATACGtgtcacaaaatctttgaaaGACCCCTTGTCCCCAAGAATTCATAACTGTGATGATATGACTTGTGACACAATATATGATCaagacatttttatttatgaattaaacaataaaaaatcagATTTCATGCAATAATGATTTGATAGACAATAGAGGAAacttagaaaattaaaaaaacaaaattatgaccAAGACATATACTTAGTATATATTGCATGTTGTGTTGcggaaattaataaaaaaaagagaacaaaattaCATTGTAAAGGAGTGAAGACTGAGGTGAGGAGTGATAAAATGGGAATGCAGAATGGCCAATCACAATTTAAAAGGTGGTTGCCTTTTAGGCTTTTTATATTCCAACCACTGTCTCAAACATTAAATAGGATAAAAAGAGACATCGCTTTTCTTTTCactattttcgttttttgtttgttatgcattcttagttgaaaataaaatattattttgcattattcagtttttttatatacagaAAAGTTGTAAAAATCTATTACAACAGATTTGCCACTATTATATCCCACTCTTCATTGTGGGATACTATAGATACCATTATGTAGtctttgatctgttttttttttcaaagttaataaacaaaattagttttaaaaattacattggggaaacaaaagaaaaggtgcatatgtatatatattataatatacgCAATGTGGAATATTAAATATTGCATTTTAGATGTGCTTACCTTTGAAATCATAGCAAATTATTGGGTCTAGCGCAACCTCATCATTCGAGATTTTGTTCTGATTTTATATTTgacaatttataaaaaaaaagataaaattctaaaactaagatttaaaaaaactgtAGCCAGAATATATGGTTCTATTTCGTTGTTATTTCCTAACATATACATTGTTGATGgtgacaaaatatatacatttgttgGATATAAACAACTCTTAACATGTATATAACGTTATGGTTTagaaatatgtttttactatataacgTGGTTTAGAATTTTTCTTAAGAAAGTGCATaccaaaagtgaaaaaaataaaactagaatatttcagaaatatatatataaaccggtCAGCTACATTTTATCTCCTTCTACAAGTTGGGATATTTTGATTATTCCCATTCAAACAAAACAGCATTAGAGAAAACTCTAAAAATGATCACGCTATatcatgatttcttttttgtcgGCACGTTTATGTTTCCAGGAAAAAAAGAACGGAGAGTTCAATGTCGTCGCATAATGTAGAAGATAAGATGATGCAATAGACCATTTGTACTCATACGTCGTGAGAAAAtctttttacagtttttttttctaatcactGTTTCATAACCCCTAAAATTAAAGAGCcataataaaaaatggttaaaagCAGTGTCCTGAAACAAGCGAGTTCGCTCAattgcatcattattttttgACATCACTGCACACATCATTTTTCACCTAGAATTTTaagatacttttttttatatagtttgagaaaattagaaaaactgaATGAGCTAGTGACGAAATTAGATTTGATTTCAGTCAAATGCAGATAGCCGAGTATTGTTTTATTACAATGTTATTTAGATTCAAAACTAGCcttatgttttagttaaaaaatgaGTTTTGTTTGTATTCAGTACAATACTCGTTAGAAATTGTTACGTTGTTAAACTTGGTTAAttatgttttgcttttaataCAATTAAGAGACTACATTCATCATCTCCAcaagatttttttggttatagagAGAGGACGTTTGTATTCATCCCGAACTAGTAAAATCTTGCACCAAGGGTTTTGCCGAGAAAAGAAATCTTGGTGTCAAATTTTCCTAAATCACTGTCATATCTTtacaaaaaacttcaaaatttcattcctcaattgTCTTGACGAGATATTTGCTTCTTCGATCCATATATATTGATAGAACAATCTTATAGTGCGTATTATTAGGCAACAGGACCCTGCAGTTCAAACAGTCTAATACGTATAATGGTAAtagttttcatataaaataatattctgaaaaagaaatatactTTAATTGACATAGTGTCGTgaatatttggaaaaaaattataattaaaataagtatGATATCGTTTTGACAgacaaaaaaatggttaaaaaacacttggaaataaaataatattacaaaaatattctctttataAGTAAACTCGTATGGATGCcttctctttcattctctccatgaactctctctccctctctgtaCTCTTTTTATCAATTCCTATTTGATTCAAACATTTCCTTTTTGGGTTCGTTGAGTCTGTAGAAAATGTCTGAGAACGAAGTCAAGGATCCTCGTATCGATGGCATCAAAACTAAGATCCGTGTCGTTCCAGATTTTCCCAAGAaaggttagttttattttcttcctcagttttatatttaataattagatGTTTCTTTTAaggtctctgttttttttttttggttactgaGAAAAATTGTAACATTGTTGTCATCACGGTCAAAAATTTCTTACACGACTTGGGCAGTTATGAATACAATGCAAGTACTGCTTCTTGATTGGAAGTGGGTTTAGATTATTTAAgaataataatgtgaaaattGCAGGAATAATGTTCCAAGACATAACAACACTGCTGCTGGATCCTAAAGCTTTTAAAGACActattgatttgtttgttgagaGGTATCGACACATGAACATCTCGGTGGTTGCAGGTACTATAGATATAAAGTCAAAAcataagtaatttatttttttgtcgtaattttattctttgctttatctaattttcattaatatataaacctCGTGTTggcaaaaaatataatatataattatcttGATGCATTTAGTTgaagaagataatataaaaattggaTGAAGTTGATCTGTGTTGTTTAGGAATCATGATTCATAATATGACAATTGTGCCATAGTGGTATGAATGTTTGCTACAAGTGTATCATATTCAAGGTTTTACCTTAACCAAACCGAGATGAAACTTTAACATAAAAAAGACGAAATGCGAAAAGCGCTATTTTTTATTATTCGaatttccaaaactaaaaataagacACCAAGTGAAATGCAACTTCAACTTGATTTTTGTATTTCAtatactgaaaaaaaaactgaaacataaAACGAAAATAATCTGATTAGACATTCTTAAAGTGTAAGTGGTGGAATCTGGTTTGGATAAATGGGTGGTTGATTTATGGATGCCACCTTTTTAAAAGGGTTGGCCCCTAAATAAAGTTTAGTTCTATTTTTCCTCTCATCATTGTTATTCAACGGCTCTCTTTATATCTATGTTGGGTGATAGtaacatcattattttctttctcaatacagtttgttttttgttttttttcaaatgatttttaatatgtttgggTGCATTAGACATAAGCTGTAGTGCAAATGCTAAACTAGAAGCATCTTAACACCATTTTgagttataaaacaaaacacccGATTTCGGTTAGAAATTGTGAGCATACATTACAGTAGACTTAAGGGTCAttgcaatttaattataaaCCACCAACATGTAACATGTAGATCTATTATATAACTGTAATTTCTAATGTTTTTCTGTTACAATATATGGTCGTTTCAAAGTATACGAAgactgtgattttttttaatcaaacatatatctgatataatatttttcttaatcattgGACCCCAatttataaatactataaaaagtatgaaaactGTATGATATATTCGGACCCTATTCAAATGCATATAAATTGCACGTGCTAAAGGAATTTGATATCATTGTACTCATACTGAGATATACacgtaaaaataaataagaatttatatattagaagtTCAAAACCATATGTAAACTTGGTCCTTTGAATCGTTAACTTGCCCTGTGCTCTAGAATATGTCTCTTGCGTTTGTTCTACGGACAAAAGAGTAAGTCTtcggggttttttttttttttctttttcattttctcttttgttaaaGTCAATACTCTTGACTTTGTCTCTTCCTTTACAAGAATGTTTTCAAGGAATCTTTATTTAACAGTAGGAGAAATAGGGTTTCTCTTGGGTGTCTCTCGCATGCACGTCGTGTGTAGTGTCCTATTCGTATTGACCCTAGCTACCACAGAATACACAGTACCACTATATATACAATTGACAGTTAAAATGTGgtagtcgattttttttttaaggtataGAGGCTCGCGGTTTCATTTTTGGTGCACCCATCGCATTAGCCATTGGAGCAAAATTCGTTCCTCTTCGTAAACCCAAGAAATTGCCCGGTTAAACACTATACCAAACTTTTATCAAcaatattctttatttttattattgttaaaggccaaacaataaaacagaaattagctttatattattcaaaatcAGGCGAAATAATATTCGAAGAGTATGAGTTGGAGTATGGAAGTGACCGGTTGGAAATGCACGTCGAAGCTGTAGATTCCGGTGATAGAGCATTGGTCGTAGATGATCTTATTGCTACGGGCGGGACTCTCTGTGCTGCCATGAATTTGCTCAGTAAATtacaatttctcaaattttcaaGAATATAACTTGCAAATCATTTGCCACTTCTTTAAAATACGAAAACGCTTACCATTATACTGACATTGATTTATTTGGAATTCCTCGAATTAAAGTTTTCAATGGTGTTCCTACTCTTAGACCTACTAGATTCAATTATAAACTTGAAACATTTTTTCACTAATcttgatgaatatatatttactgtATTAGGAAGAGTTGGAGCAGAGGTCGTTGAATGTGCATGCGTTATCGAGTTACCCGAATTAAATGTAAGTTAACgttcatgaattttattttccGGGTTACTTTCATAGTAATATAATTAAGTACGTGgaggtttatatatttttctttgtgtgcaatatttaaaaatttgcaGGGGAGGGAGAGATTAGAAGGAAAGCCATTGTATGTTCTCGTTGAGTATCGATGaagtcattattatttttaaaattggagAAAATTAGTGGGCAAGACAATGCAAAAACCTTAAGCATAATGCGGTGGTTTTTGGATTTGGGTCAATTGGTCggttaatttatgtttttggaATTTATGGAACAACGGACgaagattatatatttcaatttggATTTTGCAAAATTTCGTGTTCCATCTATATATGAGAAGCTCCCATGGGAATTGAATGGGCTTGGTTCGttactaaatataaaattaattaattgtttttctatattctAGTATTGTGATGATATATATTGgagattaataattatataaatggaCTCCAGTGGGAAAACAATTGATAAATGAGGGTCTTAATTTTAATCTTAGTATTAATATAAATCTTTAATGATATGAAAATTTCTATAACTTTTACCcgattcaaaataaaaatgggaTTAGCAAATTATATATCGCATTACTGAACTAATGGTGTTTAAACTGAAGGTTGCATTTTACTTTTGTTCTATACCCTACAACCATGACATTGTGGAAATAAGGTATTAGAATAAGACTTGGGTCATGGTGCATCATATTAGTCTTTGATTTTATGATTCTGTTTGTGTCTATTATTATGTAGCTGTCGCTACTCCAGAGACTTAAAAACGAACAGGGCCTTAGACTAATATTGGTCAAAGACTAATCGCTATCCTCCCTCAATGATCTTAACTCAACTCAGCCCAATGATGGCCTAAGACTCTCTAGTTTGCGCCAAGAAGTTGACTTCCGCCACCACCATATCTTTATGGTTCCATGTTGTCTTTCTTTGAATCTATTTTCACTAAACGATAAACTAAAGATGCACTTGTTAAGGAAATTCATCTTGCAGGTCTCGACCGTCAACGTATCCATTATAGAACCAGTTCTTATTCAATTTGCATCATGGTTTCATTCTTTTTAGAGATAGTTCATCTTTCCCAAGTTAATCCCAATTTATTGCTTCATTTAAGTTTCCCTGTCTTGTTTCATCTcagttttttcattttctagttTAGAGTGTATGTAATCTCAAATGTTTCCCCCTTTTTGGGTTGaaggaagatgaaaaaaaaaaaaaaaaataccNCCACCACCATATCTTTATGGTTCCATGTTGTCTTTCTTTGAATCTATTTTCACTAAACGATAAACTAAAGATGCACTTGTTAAGGAAATTCATCTTGCAGGTCTCGACCGTCAACGTATCCATTATAGAACCAGTTCTTATTCAATTTGCATCATGGTTTCATTCTTTTTAGAGATAGTTCATCTTTCCCAAGTTAATCCCAATTTATTGCTTCATTTAAGTTTCCCTGTCTTGTTTCATCTcagttttttcattttctagttTAGAGTGTATGTAATCTCAAATGTTTCCCCCTTTTTGGGTTGaaggaagat contains:
- the LOC104737252 gene encoding adenine phosphoribosyltransferase 4, whose amino-acid sequence is MSENEVKDPRIDGIKTKIRVVPDFPKKGIMFQDITTLLLDPKAFKDTIDLFVERYRHMNISVVAGIEARGFIFGAPIALAIGAKFVPLRKPKKLPGEIIFEEYELEYGSDRLEMHVEAVDSGDRALVVDDLIATGGTLCAAMNLLRRVGAEVVECACVIELPELNGRERLEGKPLYVLVEYR